A genomic segment from Vidua macroura isolate BioBank_ID:100142 chromosome Z, ASM2450914v1, whole genome shotgun sequence encodes:
- the LOC128822488 gene encoding serine/threonine-protein kinase PAK 3-like, protein MDAGSAIKAAAAAASSEEASSPQPENPSVSSSALSSREKEKQFLRLLRCEVSVGDPEKKYTGWRPIGSGGFGTVYKAFNAATGRAVAIKQVNLQCQGCEDVLKEILVMKEYKNPNIVTYLER, encoded by the exons atggacgcaggatctgccatcaaagctgccgctgcagcagcatcctccgaaGAAGCCTCCTCTCCGCAGCCCGAAAACCCGAGCGTGAGCAGTTCGGCCCTCTCAAgccgggagaaagagaagcagttcctgaggctgctga ggtgtgaggtgagtgtgggagatccagagaagaagtacactggatggagacctattggcagtgg ggggtttggaaccgtttataaggccttcaacgctgccacaggacgagcg GTGGCCATAAAGCAAGTTAATctccagtgccagggctgcgaggatgtgttgaaggaaatcctggtcatgaaagaatataagaaccccaatattgtcacctacctagaaaggtaa